agcactacaggtaagaggaaaatatgtattatgGGTTTTAGGGTGAGCTGTCCTTTTAAACATGATATTAGGTAATTATTGAATTACTGATCGGAAACAATCTCACCACAAGGTCACTTCATTAATAGTAAAAGTATTGCAACTTTTATTAATGTAAAGGAAAGTGAAAGGGGAtcaagaaagaaatgaaaacaacatttattaattgaattttactgtcatttgcaGATGTGTCATTCAAAGTTAGAGCACGTTGTAGCCTATAGACTATCAATGAATGGATATGAATGTGGTGAAAACAGTGTGAGCTGGTGTGAATCTGTAGCAGCTCTGCGCCTTTAAATCTCTCcgctcctccctcctctcaaTGACAAGCCCGCAGAGCCTCTTTAACGCATCCAGTGGATATGACAAACCAGAGGCGCTCCACGGGCCAGCATGtcaaataataacaataatcatGGGCTTTAGCGACAGCAGCTCGTCCCAAcctcacaccctcacacactAACGAGGCACCTCGGGGCCGTTTGCGGGTCTGCGGACGCCTCAAAGTTGGAGCGCGCTCGGCCAAATGGACGTCGATGGACTGGAATGAAAGCTCCACTTCTGTCGGActgaaggaaggagggagagaaaccTCTGCATGTTCAAGTTTCCTGCTCCAACCAGAGGGGCATCGGTGCGTGCGtgttggatgtgtgtgtggaagtgtgtgttgggtgcgtgtgtgtgtgtgtgcgcgcctgcaggaccagcagcaggagcagcggcggcggcggcggcggtggtggcggcGGCCGCGGGGAAGGGAAGTTTAGCGCCGTGATTTGTCTTCTTCTTTGCCTCTGTTCTGTcgtgttgcttttaatgtcacAGCAGGGGACAGGCGGATTATTAACGTTTCCCTGATGAAAATTAATCATCTGTGGAGAGGCTCTGTGATCGTGACTATGATGATGATGTCGAGTAAGAGCGTGGAGTggctgcaggaggagctggagtcCGGGGccagctctctgctgctgctggactgcAGACCCCATGAGCTGTACGAGTCCTCGCACATCGAGTCGGCCATCAACCTGGCCATCCCGGGCCTCATGCTCCGGAGGCTGAAGAAGGGCAACCTCCCCATCCGCTCCATCATCCCCAACAACGAGGATAAGGAGAAATTTGTCAAGCGCTGCAAGACGGACGTGGTGGTGCTGTACGACGAGGCGACCTCGGAGCGGCAGGAGTCCGGGCTGGGGAGCTCCGTGCTGGGGCTGCTCCTGCAGAAACTGCGGGACGACGGGTGCAAAGCTTTCTACCTGGAGGGTGAGATCAGCTGTGTTGTAATtcataaaaaagaaatcacactgACGGAAATAAACGGTTTAATTTCCCTCTGATGTAATTAACTCAGATTGCCCCAATTACAGCAGGGCTGCTCTGAAGCACCAAACATTAAACTATTAActctaaaacaaaataaatcttatGATCTATATGTCCAGGGGTAATTTAATTAACATATAGGCCTACATGTGTCCatgttttgtgcttttttggcTCTGTGGCACAtctgaaacaaaaacacttgcGATTTCTGCGCTTTTACAACATATTATTTGGGGAAAACACCTTTCATGGTTGACAAGCCACTCTTATTATTATGAAAtctataaatattaataaaggGGTGTTTAAGTGTCGCATTGTGGCGATGCTTCAAGTAAATTCAGCTGTTTATCATCCATATAAACTTTGTCTCTTGCTTATTATTGATGAATTATAATAAGGCAGCGACTGCTTTGTTTATTCACATCACAGTAACTATAATAGATAGGCTtcaatttataaacacacaAGCTGCACTCACTGTGAAGCCATAATGAACTTAGGTTGAGCACTTATTCCCGAGAGAAACACATAaacaatattaatatttcattctCATCAGGACAGAAGCTTTTAAATTCTAGTCTAAACAAAAGAGGAGTTTAATGGTGTCTTGATATAAAGAGCTGGGTCAAATATGTTTTCAATTAAATGCTGCAAAAATGGCCCCGCCATGTTGTGTTCCTTCAGGAAAAGACTGgctctttttttcatgaatgaaCAGGGAAACCAGGAGACGACGACGCACTGTGATTAATCCTCCTGCTTTAAAATACAAGCACAGGATGGTCAGTGACGGGTGCAAAATGTGGTCGCGTTAGAAGATGTGCATGTATTTTAGATTTCTTGATCATGAACGAAATGTTTCGCTGGAGTCACAGGCTCGAGCTGCCATTCACAAAAAGTccactgagctgagtagtgagtgtagcagcagcagcagcagcagcagcagcagagctgacagtcctgctctgctgctcattcTCCCCAGGGCTCAGCTTTTCTCAATGGAGTACATCTGTCCGGCCAGTTTGCTTAGTCACAATGACGTAAATATCATGTTTTCTGTCATATTAACATGTGAAGCAGTGgagcattaaaaaaatagtaTGACTGCATGAGCTGCATTTTAAtacaaaatcatttttgttgttttttttattcacctATAAACCCAAATCACGAGAGAAATTGTACATTATTTACAATGTATTAATGTTTATGTGAGTTAATTATGAAGTTATGTAAAGCATTTTAGACTAAACTACACTACACTCCTACCTGGCTACTGTATGGCTTGCAATTAATATCGATTATAGtggtaaaatatgttttaattgatttatCTATTGATAAAAATGCTTAttatttatcacattttttcttttaacagtcaattttttatttagctatttttttcattgtttctttctaattaaatgttaatttctTGTCCTTTAGTTTCATGATCCACCTCCTGTTTCATACAGACTTGATATACAGCTGCCATTTTGTAGATAGTGTATTACACAATCTTGTGGTCATGCACAGGCGAGGGCGTAGGTTTCACTTTGACACTGGGGGGGGACTCATACTGTATAAAACAGGGGGTTtggggtcctctgccagaaacaTTTGAGggtcaaacacttaatttccagTTCCAGTAAATTTTCTGCACACACATCTAAATATTGAGGAGGACGTGTCCACTGTGTTCCTCATGAAATCTACGCCTATGGGTACACGCACATTTTTTTATACTACCCAGTAAAGTCGTATAGTTGCTGTGAAACTGCGCCTACTTAGGGTGACAAAAATTTTGGGTACATCGGTACAATGGACAACCAAGAAAGACtggcagaggagatacccgCACACCAATacaactgggctggacagccacaaaaaaggatcacaggctgagatcaatgcaaaacaATGTCAATTTATTTAGaatatctgtgcacaaaaagTGCTCACATATACCACCTAGTAAAATGATTTTCTGGCCTTTTCCTGACATTGACCTTTTCTGGTCTTTTCCTCGTCCTCCAGGGGGCTTCAACAAGTTCCAGTCGGAGTACCCCGAGCACTGCGAGACCAATCTGGACTGCTCCTGTCCCAGCAGCTCCCCACCAGCCTCTGTCCTCGGCCTTGGAGGACTCCGCATCAGCTCCGACTGCTCGGACGGGGAATCTGACCGTGAGCCGGGCAGCGCCACAGAGTCGGAGGGCAGCCCGCTCCCCAACAACCAGCCAGCGTTTCCCGTCCAGATCCTGCCGTACCTTTACCTGGGCTGTGCCAAAGACTCCACCAACCTGGATGTGCTCAGCAAGTACAACATCAAGTACATCCTCAACGTGACGCCCAACCTGCCCAACATGTTCGAACACGAAGGCGACTTCAAGTACAAACAGATCCCCATCTCTGATCACTGGAGCCAGAACCTCTCTCAGTTTTTCCCCGAGGCCATTTCATTCATTGGTGAGTAAAGGTGGAGAGAGCTCAgctcatgtctctgtgtgtgttatgttacAAGTTGATCATCATGCTAAATTCTGGCAGAACAGTGCTAAATATGCCGAATATTCTGCTCTTCTGTGGCACTTTATGGAGCTCAGTTCATGTTCTCAGCCAGAGTCTGACAGCAGGCCAAACTGTAGCGCAGTAAGCATGATTTATATGGCTTAAAATGTGGGGGGCACAAACAGGATTTTAAAAAGAGGGGGTCAGGTCCCCATACTCGCCATCCCCAGTGGAAATTACACCTCACATCCAGGGTTacatcttcaaattgcttgATTTGTCCGACGAACAGTCCAACACCCAAGCTACCACACGACAAAAGCTAGAACCATCAATTATCTGGTGTTTTTGCTTGACAAATTATCAAATGATCATCAAAAGAATTGGGGATTACTTTTCTGGTCcaacaactaattgattaattaaataataaaagccaaaaatggtgaGAAATGCTCTTTACTATCTTCCAAAAGCCAAGCTGACTTCtccaaattgcttgttttgttcaatcaaaagtccaaaatccaaaaatattcaatttaccGTCACATCACCAAGCAACgcagcaaatattcacatttgagaaatTGAAATTAGTGAAATTATCGCTAAAAAAGGTTTCCATCTGTTCAGCTCACATCAGTCATCTTTATTGCAGCAAAGTGTACCaaatggactgaaaaagcaatcaATTTTAATATTCTAGTAGGCTAGCAAAAGGTTAATTTGAATTAGCAACACTAATAATTTATACAATAGAAACTGATACTCAGCATAACGATAAAATATTGCCTCACAAAATATCGCGATACGAtgttgtattgatttttttccctcatcCTATTCACTTCGCTTCAGTTTTGTTATGTGAAGCATATCCTACATTATTATCTCTACCTACTTTTTTCCTAGATTATAACCGTATATTATGATTTAGAAGTCTTTTTCTGCCATATAATAGGTTTTTTGGAGCTGCATTTCGACCATCAGCTGCCTATGTTTTACTATTCctgattaaatatgaattcAGTATCACAGACTATAAGGCAaagtttttaataaaacatgaaaatagatTCTTTGAGAATGGGGTCATACTGAAGCCACAAGAATTCTAAGCCCCCATTTTCAGTATTTCCCGTCATTCCCATCATTCTCTCTGACTTAATTCCCAGAGAATGCGTAAATTCCCTCTGATGAGTCAACAAGACCAAGAGTCTTTGTGTTCGTCCAAGACTGTCCAGAAGCCCCctgacatttttctttcttttttaagacTAATGTCTCCGTTTAGGTGGGAGGAAGTGTGACATATGCCAGAGCCAGAGGTCGTGGCAGATTTGGGTCATGCagatgttaaatgttgctgtctgGCTGGCTGTAATGTGCAGGGATTACATCAGTCCTTTTTAGTAACAGCAGGGTAATTATGGGTGAAGGAGAGAGAAGCTTGGGCTGTAAAGGAGACCCAGATGTGACCTTACAATGTTCTGTTGTAAACTGCGGATTCCTGAAATATCTGGAATCATTGTGTGTGAACGTGTGAAGACGGAGGAATTTGATGTTCTTATGCATTTTAACAGGCTGATAAACGGACAGTTCTCGAACAATGCTGCACAATCTGAGGATCAGTTCAGAGCAGATTAACCGCCGGTTACGTATTTGACTTCTGAGCCTCGTATAGTCGTGGAAAGTGAGCACACATCACATATAAATTTAATTTGGCATCCGCTTGGCAGCCTGAGCTCGTGAGCCAACTGACCCCAATCCTACAACAAGAGATGCAGGCGGAGAGagtgaggaaaggcagagagagagagataaaggagaggatgaaagagagagtgaggaggaagaaaggaaagaagcaCTTAACTCTCTCGCTCTGATGGCCTGTAGTGATGCAAGTGCAAGAGCTCGAAACTGATAGAAGGTGGATGGATGTAGCCTGTTAATAATGCAAGATGTTTTGTTCTTAATTCAGGTTTTTCTGCAGATCGAGAGCTAGAAAGCACAATGAAACGTGGCTTTCTCGCTGTCATTGAGAAAGGTCATTCTGGATTgaaaaacataatattatgacatgtttaaaaagaaaaatctaatTGTCAGTTCTCGTTTTAAAGCACCTAAAagcttgttgtctttttttttcatgcctaAATAAGCAACAAACCAGTTTTAAAGTTAGAAATTAAAGAACATTTTGGGATTATTTGTTAGCTTTCACACTCAAATACCCTCAAATCTGATCAAAGAGTGTTCTGGCGTCATGTGTTTTTTCCAACTTAGCACTGCCAATTTTAAACCAGGAAGAAgagcacagaggaaaaaaaatgcattaatatgttgtgtgaaaccaaaactgtccCAATGTTGGCAGAAAATTGCGAGTTCATGTAGGAGTTGCTCGTAGTAACAAGCTTATTTAGAAAAGGGAAAAGTTTTCAGAGCCTTTAAACAGAATTTCGACTGTTTTTTAAGTGACTCACGTTGATAATCTGTAAATATTGTTCATTGTTTATTACGATCTATTTTCGTTGTTACCTTAGCAACAACTGCTCTTCCTGGAGTCCATATTGAAAGATTACAGTATGATTAATGCTTACACTGTTTAGTGTGAATAAATCAGCTGCAGTATCACCATTAGTATGAATACGTCTCATTTCATTTCAATCAGTTCAATTCATAAGCACGTCCACACAGCAGATaaacaaaatagaaaataatactTATTCTGCTTGTTTATATTGTGagcttcttaaaaaaaacataacctctTTAGTTAGGCTGTTCTGAATACCAGGTTTTGGGTTTGGAAACTTTGTTTAGAAATACTTGTGATTAATTGAAGCTCTGGGGGACATTTTGCAGTTACGTTAGCAAAACTAGctagaaaaaacaaatactttGCGAGACAGCTGAGCTGCTTTTACCAAGCTAGTTGTAGTTTTGGGATATGACAGTTTCTTTTGGCGTATCTGATACTCTACTTTTTGGGGGTCATATTTAAATTCAGAAACTTTTCCATACACTTGACTTTTTCAGCATCTTGCTAGCGTAACTGTGAGCCTGTCATGGGCGGTCAAATTGTCATAGTCTCAGCACTAGGCCTGTCACTGAGTAAAAATGGTCTTGTCTGAGAATACCTAATAATTACTGTTGCAGCATGTGAATTTCGTTGGATTACCATTTCTGTTTGGGATTTTTGGGGAAATGGTAGAGGAAAACAGAACATTCAAATACTGATTTGGACAttgattaccatggcaacaagcaAAACTTCAAAGCATTTGGGTCAGTTCTACTCCTAAATTGTTTAATTGAACCTTTTTGTCTAGGTTCTTGAAATTTTAAGGGAGATGTATATAACTATTGTATTATGATGTAGGTTTCAACATATTGTGCAAATTAACTAGAAACGATTGGTTAAAGTTAAAGACTTGTCCTTCTGCCTTATCGAGGATGTTTACATTCACAAAATTGTCTAGCTTTTGCCCTTGTTCCGAAAAAATCCCCCAATATGTCTACTAAGCTATTTACAtggcaaatgaaaatgaatattccattGATATTCTTGTTTATCTGCAGTCCTGCCTATTGTCATTAACATGTCCTAACATGTCGTTTATCGCATgatcaaaatatggaaaagtggaatggCTGGAGCTGCTTGTGCCGTTATGCTTCattgcatcaaaatgtttcGACCGTGAAAACGCAGCCTCACCcacaccttcttgaaaaggtcgtTGTTGCGAATTTGGGCATGTCCAAAAatctgttgatatccaagtctttcataatgtttaaaagtaggcaTGTTTCTCCTTCTAatcagaaatgtgggcttttcttttgggcatgcatgtCTACCCCACAGCCTTGCACACTGTTggctagttggtttgtgtacaatgtATCCATGacgtatccatgacaacaggcaagaggccatatatcacaaactgtgtttaaaacCCCAATTTAGATTAAAAAATGCTAAATTCGAAAAAAGGCCTAATTCAGAATATCTGAACAGAATATATAACTAAGagaatatataatatatcaatcaatcaatcaaatataACAGTGTAATACTaaatgtgcatgtaaatgtagtcttCGATAATTTGAAGGCTAATGTGTATgactgaaacacattttatcaGTGATCTAATCCTCTCATGCTTTCCTCTTCTCAtctttccccctcctctcttcttcacttcactcatctttttttcctcctccgtccctccctctcctccgcAGACGAGGCACGCTCAAAAAAGTGCGGCATCCT
This region of Epinephelus fuscoguttatus linkage group LG1, E.fuscoguttatus.final_Chr_v1 genomic DNA includes:
- the dusp7 gene encoding dual specificity protein phosphatase 7, producing MKINHLWRGSVIVTMMMMSSKSVEWLQEELESGASSLLLLDCRPHELYESSHIESAINLAIPGLMLRRLKKGNLPIRSIIPNNEDKEKFVKRCKTDVVVLYDEATSERQESGLGSSVLGLLLQKLRDDGCKAFYLEGGFNKFQSEYPEHCETNLDCSCPSSSPPASVLGLGGLRISSDCSDGESDREPGSATESEGSPLPNNQPAFPVQILPYLYLGCAKDSTNLDVLSKYNIKYILNVTPNLPNMFEHEGDFKYKQIPISDHWSQNLSQFFPEAISFIDEARSKKCGILVHCLAGISRSVTVTVAYLMQKLNLSLNDAYDFVKRKKSNISPNFNFMGQLLDFERTLGLNSPCDNHSTSPTHDQLFFTTPTNHNVFQLDTLEST